The Streptomyces laurentii region GCCGGTCGCACCTCAACCGCTCGGCGGTCAACACCGCCATCGCCGCGCTCGCGCTCACCGTGCTGTGCGACGCCCTGTTCACCTCGCCGCTGCTGCGCGAGCACTACAGCTCCGGCCAGCTCCTGGACGCCGGCTGGTTCGCCGGCTCCCTGCTGCTCGCCTACGCGCCCTGGGGCGCCCGGCGGGCCGCCGACGCGCAGCCCGCGCCCCTGCCGGTGCCCGCCCCGCGCACCCGGAACCCGCGCCGCCGCCCGTTCGCCGCGCTCACCCCGTACCTCGCCGCCGCGGTGTGCACCCTGAGCATCCTGTACAACGTGGTCGAGGGCCGCCGGGTGGACCGCGTCGTGGTCCTGACCGGCTGCGCGGTCGTGCTCGCGCTCGTCGTCCGGCAGGCCATCATGCTGGTCGACAACATCGCCCTCACCCACGAACTGGCCCAGAAGGAGAACCACTTCCGGTCCCTTGTCCAGGGCTCCAGCGACGTCATCATGATCGCCGCGCCCAGCGGGGTGCTGCGCTATGTCAGCCCCGCCGCCGGCGGCGTCTACGGACGCGAGGCCGAGGAGCTGGTCGGCTCGGCGCTGGCCTCGCTCATCCATCCCGAGGACCTCGGCGCCGTCGTCCACGAGGTGCGCCGCTTCCTCGCCGCCGTGCCCGCCGAGGAGCCCACCACCCGCATCGAGTGCCGCTTCCGCTCCGGCCGCGGCAGCTGGCTCAACGTCGAGTCCACCGTCAACCGCCACCAGGGCGGCCTGCTCTTCAACAGCCGCGACGTCACCGAACGCGTCCGTCTGCAGGCCCAGCTGCGGCACAACGCCGAGCACGACCCGCTCACCGACCTGCCCAACCGGGCACTGTTCACCGAGCGGGTCCGCGGCGCCCTGAGCGGCCGCCGGGCCTCCGACCCCGGCACCGCCGTGCTCTTCATCGACCTCGACGGCTTCAAGGCCGTCAACGACCGCCTCGGCCACCAGGCCGGCGACGACCTGCTCGTGCAGGCCGCCCGCCGGCTCCAGGACTCCGTACGGGCCGGGGACACCGCCGCCCGGCTCGGCGGCGACGAGTTCGCCGCGCTCATCCTCGGCGACGGCACCCACGACCGGGCCGCGCGCGAGCAGCGGGTGTACGAGATCGCCGACCGGCTGCGCGGCACGCTGTCCCAGCCGTACCGCGTCGAGGGCGGCGCCGAGGTGCGCGTCGCCGCCTCCATCGGCGTCGCCTTCGCCGACCCGGGCGTCGGCGCCGGGGACCTGCTGCGCAACGCCGACCTCGCCATGTACCGGGCCAAGGCCGCCGGCAAGAACCGGGTCGAGCTGTACGCGCCGCAGATGCAGGCCGAGGTGGAACGCCGTACCGAACTGGCCACCCGGCTGCGCACCGCCCTGCACGACGGCGAGTTCGCCCTGTTGCACCAGCCCGTGGTCGACCTCGCCACCGGCCGGATCGCCGCCGTCGCCGCCCAGGCCCGCTGGCGCTCCGCCCAGGGCATCCTGTTCACCCCCGCCGAGTTCCTGCGCGCCGCCGACGACGGCGAACGCACCGCCGAACTAGTACTGCAACCGCATCTGGGGTGTGTGGCCTCGGCGTTTGTAGTGGGAGCGTCGGGCTCGGGCCTGGCTGCGTCTGCGGAAGCGTGACCAGTGCAGATGGTGTTCGTTGGTGTGGTGGCGGGGCGTGATGACGACGTGCCCGATCAGTCGGCGGATCTCCGGGACGCTGAGGGGTATGAGGTCTTGCTCGTCGTCGACGGTGCCCCTTTTGTGGCTTCTGCGGCACGGATGGCGGTCAGGTAGGCGAGGGCGGCCATGGAGAGAGTGATGTGTCGGTACCAGGCCCGGTAGAGCCGGACTTGGTAGTGGTCCAGGCCGCACTCGCCCTTGGCCGTCTGGAAACACTCCTCCACCGCCCACCTCGCCGCGGCCACCTTGACCAGGTCTTTCAGCCGTGAGACAGCCGGGCCGTAGCAGACGTAGTAGGCGATCTCGGTGGGGTCCGCCACGCTGCGGCGGGCCAGGACCCAGTGCCCGAAGCCGTCCTCCCAGCACGGGCGGATCGCGATACGGGCCCAGTCGTAGATTCGCTCCCCGTGCGCGCCCTGTCCGCCCGAGATCCGCTTCCAGCGCTGCCGGGGCAGCGCGGCGATCAGACGGTCGACGCGTTCCTCGCCCCAACGCGTTGTGATCACTGTGTCGTTGACCTTGGTGGCCATCACATGCGCGATCCGGCGCTGCTCCAGCCAGAACCGGGTGCGCTTGACCTGCCCGTACGCCTCGTCCGCGGTCACCCACGCGAACGGCACTCCGGCGTCGATGGCACGTTGCACCATCTGTCGGAAGTGCTCGTTCTTGGTGGCGAAGGGCACCTCGTCGGCGATGCCGGCGGCCCGGCAGCGGTCCCGGTCGTCCGTCCAGGACGCCGGGAGGTAGAGCTCGCGGTCGATCAGTGCCCGGCCGGCTGCCGAGGCGTAGGCCAGGAAGGTGCCGATCTGGGAGTTCTCGGTCCTTCCGGCTGTTCCGGAGTACTGCCGCTGCACGCCGGCCGACTTCGTGCCCTTCTTCAGGAAGCCGGTGTCGTCGCATATCAGGACACCGTCCGGCCTGCCGATGGTCTCCACGACGAAGTCACGGATGTCGTCTCGGACCGCGTTCTCGTCCCAGTCCGAGAGGTTGAGCAGGCGCTGGACACCGTCCGGGCGGAGCTGTCCGACCTGCTCCGACAGCGTCCAACCGTTCTTTTTCTCCAGAGGAGCGATCAGACCCTGAAGGTAGTCCAGCGCTCGCTCACGTGGCTCGGACCTGCCGAAACGGTGGGCGAAGCGGGCATGCAGCCCGGCTATCCCCTCCGACCACGACTCGACCTGCTCGACCGTCAACTCATCAGCACACAGTCACATCAACGACGAACAGTGCCATCAGTCACCCCAGATGCGGTTGCAGTACTAGGTCACTGGCTCCTCCAGGAGGCCGTCGAACAAGCCGCCGACCGGGTCGGCAGCGGGCACCGTGCCCCCGTCACCGTCCGCCTCTCCGCTCGCAGACTGCTCGACCGTTCCATGCCGCTCGGCACCGTCGAGGGGCTGCTCACCCGGCACGGCCTGCCCTCCGGCTCGCTGATCGTCGAGCTCGCCGACAGCGACCCCCGCGACCCCCGGATCACCTTCGCCGAGCTGGAACAGCGTCTGGCCGCCCTGCGCCGCCTCGGCGTCCGGATCGCCCTGGACGGATTCGGCAGCGGCCACGCCGCCATCGACGCCCTGCGCCGCCTCCCCGTCGACATGCTCAAGCTCGACCACGGCCTCGTCGAGGGCATCGTGGAATCGGCCAGATTGCGCAAGATCACCAGCGGTCTGCTGCGCATCGCCGGAGACCTCGGGATGCAGTCCGTCGCCGAGGGCGTGGACCACCCCGAGCAGGTGCAGGCCCTGCGCTCCATGGGCTGCACCCACGCCCAGGGGGCGGCCTTCGCCGGCCCGCTCGACGAGTACCGGCTGCGCCGTGCCCTGGTCAGAGGCACCTATCCGATGCCGGGAGCAGCCGGCGCCGGGGTCCCCGTGACCGCCGGAAACGGACCCTCGCTCCGCTCACATGGTGAGACGCCCATCCCACCCCCTTGACAGTATGTGTGCGCCGGGGGGAGGGTCAGTGACATGCGCACCCGAATTCTCGTACTTGGACAGCGCGTCGGCTGAGGCAGGCCTGCGAAAGGCCGCCTGACACACACCGACGCGCTCCCCTCGCTTGCCTCACGGCACGAGGGGTTTTTTGTTGCACTGGATCACCCCGAAGTCGTCCCAAACCCTCGCAAAACCCCTCGCACAAACCCTCTGCCTCGAGAAGAGATTGCTGATGACCGAGCAGGCCACCGGGCACCATCCGCAGCCGCGGACCCGTCACGGCGCACCGACCGCCACGACCGTCGAGCACGTCACGGGTGCGCAGTCCCTCATTCGTTCTCTCGAGGAAGTAGGCGCCGACACCGTCTTCGGCATCCCGGGCGGGGCGATCCTCCCGGCGTACGACCCGATGATGGACTCGCGGCGAGTGCGCCACATCCTGGTCCGGCACGAGCAGGGCGCGGGCCACGCGGCCACCGGTTACGCCCAGGCCACCGGCAAGGTCGGGGTCTGCATGGCGACGTCCGGTCCCGGCGCCACGAACCTGGTCACCCCGATCGCCGACGCGCACATGGACTCCGTTCCGCTGGTCGCGATCACGGGGCAGGTCGCCTCGCACGCGATCGGTACGGACGCCTTCCAGGAGGCGGACATCTGCGGCATCACGATGCCGATCACCAAGCACAACTTCCTGGTGACGAAGGCGGAGGACATCCCGAGGACGATCGCGGAGGCGTTCCACATCGCCTCGACGGGCCGTCCGGGTCCGGTGCTGGTCGACATCGCGAAGGACGCGCTGCAGGCGAAGACGACGTTCTCGTGGCCGCCGCAGATGGACCTGCCGGGCTACCGGCCGGTGACCAAGCCGCACGCCAAGCAGATCCGTGAGGCGGCCAAGCTGATCTCGGCGGCGAAGCGGCCGGTGCTGTACGTCGGCGGCGGTGTCATCAAGGCCGGCGCGACGGCCGAGCTGAAGGTCCTGGCGGAGCTGACGGGCGCGCCGGTGACCACCACGC contains the following coding sequences:
- a CDS encoding Sensory box/GGDEF family protein (Sensory box or GGDEF family protein [Streptomyces venezuelae ATCC10712];~identified by MetaGeneAnnotator; putative), whose protein sequence is MPLGTVEGLLTRHGLPSGSLIVELADSDPRDPRITFAELEQRLAALRRLGVRIALDGFGSGHAAIDALRRLPVDMLKLDHGLVEGIVESARLRKITSGLLRIAGDLGMQSVAEGVDHPEQVQALRSMGCTHAQGAAFAGPLDEYRLRRALVRGTYPMPGAAGAGVPVTAGNGPSLRSHGETPIPPP
- a CDS encoding integral membrane phosphodiesterase (Diguanylate-cyclase (DGC) or GGDEF domain; cd01949;~EAL domain. This domain is foundin diverse bacterial signaling proteins. It is called EAL after its conserved residues and is also knownas domain of unknown function 2 (DUF2). The EAL domain has been shown to stimulate degradation of a second...; cd01948;~I-site;~PAS domain S-box; TIGR00229;~PAS domain; PAS motifs appear in archaea, eubacteria and eukarya. Probably the most surprising identification of a PAS domain was that in EAG-like K+-channels. PAS domains have been found to bind ligands, and to act as sensors for light and oxygen in...; cd00130;~heme pocket [chemical binding];~identified by MetaGeneAnnotator; putative;~integral membrane phosphodiesterase [Streptomyces viridochromogenes DSM40736];~metal binding site [ion binding];~putative active site [active]), which translates into the protein MCSTRSTAGGAAPPGSAGGAGAGDTARPERGCGCGCGCAGTGRAGGAWADGEVCRSGLGRGVPAPRGGARPSGVPPEPAGGCGGHAVAGPDEGGEGPGMRQHPGEARERTVSAGALVDDAAGRADWADPVDFAAYLDHTGHIGCLGHADLDDPADPTDHADHADRSDADGRSGPGPGAVLAQIGLGLICGGYATGAALGWGSAELALVMGDFGLSAAALAATVSCLLYARIPHRQRGIRPAWLLFAISSFMAAVGNGVWGWYEVVLDRPVPSPSLADLCFLLFAPPAIVGLLVLAQRPVTRAGWVCLGLDSWLIGGSLLTLSWSLALAHTAYLPGESVARAALSLAYPLLDIVLVSMVLALHFRRSHLNRSAVNTAIAALALTVLCDALFTSPLLREHYSSGQLLDAGWFAGSLLLAYAPWGARRAADAQPAPLPVPAPRTRNPRRRPFAALTPYLAAAVCTLSILYNVVEGRRVDRVVVLTGCAVVLALVVRQAIMLVDNIALTHELAQKENHFRSLVQGSSDVIMIAAPSGVLRYVSPAAGGVYGREAEELVGSALASLIHPEDLGAVVHEVRRFLAAVPAEEPTTRIECRFRSGRGSWLNVESTVNRHQGGLLFNSRDVTERVRLQAQLRHNAEHDPLTDLPNRALFTERVRGALSGRRASDPGTAVLFIDLDGFKAVNDRLGHQAGDDLLVQAARRLQDSVRAGDTAARLGGDEFAALILGDGTHDRAAREQRVYEIADRLRGTLSQPYRVEGGAEVRVAASIGVAFADPGVGAGDLLRNADLAMYRAKAAGKNRVELYAPQMQAEVERRTELATRLRTALHDGEFALLHQPVVDLATGRIAAVAAQARWRSAQGILFTPAEFLRAADDGERTAELVLQPHLGCVASAFVVGASGSGLAASAEA
- a CDS encoding transposase (DDE superfamily endonuclease; cl02413;~identified by MetaGeneAnnotator; putative;~transposase [Rhodococcus jostii RHA1]), with product MTVEQVESWSEGIAGLHARFAHRFGRSEPRERALDYLQGLIAPLEKKNGWTLSEQVGQLRPDGVQRLLNLSDWDENAVRDDIRDFVVETIGRPDGVLICDDTGFLKKGTKSAGVQRQYSGTAGRTENSQIGTFLAYASAAGRALIDRELYLPASWTDDRDRCRAAGIADEVPFATKNEHFRQMVQRAIDAGVPFAWVTADEAYGQVKRTRFWLEQRRIAHVMATKVNDTVITTRWGEERVDRLIAALPRQRWKRISGGQGAHGERIYDWARIAIRPCWEDGFGHWVLARRSVADPTEIAYYVCYGPAVSRLKDLVKVAAARWAVEECFQTAKGECGLDHYQVRLYRAWYRHITLSMAALAYLTAIRAAEATKGAPSTTSKTSYPSASRRSAD